The Lolium rigidum isolate FL_2022 chromosome 2, APGP_CSIRO_Lrig_0.1, whole genome shotgun sequence genomic interval CTGAGACACTTGCATTTGCTCTTGAAATACTATTTAATAAAGTGGCTTTCTTTAGTCTGCTTGCCAGTGTAGTTTACAATATTGCCATTCTTCTTTTGTCAGATGAAAATGATGATACGTGAAACATTTACACAAATGTCTTAAGGTGGGTGCTTGGCTATTGTGGATATGCTGCATGCGTATTACTCAGAGACCTGTCTTAGCCATAGTGTTTATGTCGGTAGACAGTCAAATTTTGTAAAGTTACCTCTTCTTATCAGGGCTACTGTTAACGCTGTATGCATCCATGTTTAAATTTGAAGAATGAATGTTCTATTGAGGTGTTCACTCTTCTGATGTATACTTCATTTGTTTTATATAGAGATGGGTCTATCTGGTCCAAGGTGATAAAACGCTGGAAGACCTGGTCATGTCGTGCAATCAGTTTCATAGATTTTTGTAGAGTAGTGAACTAAATGAACTTCTGTGGTAATTCATTTTACGCCACCTACAATCACGTTTCTATTGGGCCTTTCCAAGTTCTGAGATAATGTCTTATTCTGTCTTGATATAAACATGCAAGGATGCATTGCAAAGTTATGgctgtgtttgttaacaacagtTATGAATGCCCTTTGTATGATTGATGAAAAACGAGTTCAATAATGTGTTATTGTCTGGTATGCTGatatttcatgtgctaacttCATCATACATGTTACCACTGATTCTGGTTTCAAATTTAAACGCAGTAAATATTGTGACAGCACTTCATTCTGAAATCTCATTTTGCTAGGTTTCCCTGAATTTTCTTAAGTCTGATGGTCTAAATCTGTAGTCAGATACCTGTCAGATATTGTTGGTTCTCTTATATAGCAGGCCTTTTAGCAATCAAACTATTCAGAGGTTGCCAAAGTATAGTGAGAGCTCTATTTCAGGATCAGTCTAGCTACGATTTGAAGTATGAATACGAGATGTAGGGTCATAGAATGTGATAGAGCAGGGTGAAAAGGTGCACAAAAATCGTGCTTCCACAACCACAACCACGCTGCAGTGGCTACCCTAGATGGATACGTTCAGCGCCATATGACATAGCCAGAAGGTGCAGGGCATGGCACTGGAGGCAGTGTCAGTGCCTCAGACAGGATACTGAAGGTCGAAGCTTCTTGGTCTCTTAGGTGGCTGCCGCCTGGCCAGAGAACTGATGGCCATTGGGTGCCAATGCTCAGATCACCATAGCTTCCGCATGCTCGGGTCGCACCTTAGTTGGTGATCCAGGACAGCCGgacttgaagatttttgtctcGTCGATAGTGTGTAGTCTGGTATCTGTAGTTAGTTCTTTATCTGGAATCTGCCAACCGGGGAATCAGGGCTGTACCTCAGGCCCTGCATACAATgcatatttagagcatctccagccgtttgggctccccacgcccaaatccggcgatattGTCATCCGGATTagaggaaaatttggcctggggaggcccatcttTCCAGCCGCGAGTCCAGGATGGATGTAACGGACttcggcgaattcagacaaaattggcgagttcgttcaaacataagcgaatttttaatgatatttaacatatagaggcgagttcgtgcataaataggccgaattcgtacatatattttaattttaatgatattcaaatatatgtacgaattcggcctatttatgcacgaactcgcctctatatgttaaatatcattaaaattcGCCCCAGAAGGACACCATCCTCCTCGTGCATAAATAGGCCGAGGAGGACGGTAGTTCGTGCAAACTAACTACCGTGCCGGTGCGACACGgtaggcgccaccggcggcggcatccccaggacgggggagttcccggcctcgatgtgcgcgagcacatttgcGAGGGTGCGCTCAGGCGCGCTCCAGCATCGGCGACGGCCGGCGGCGTtattccttgccggaggaggaggagggccgtcgtacgcACGGATTTCGCGTTCATACCTGCGCCGGAAGAACGCGACCCACGAttcgtggttgtcggggaagaaacgcGGATCCGCGCGGCCGCTCGTCACCGAGAGTGGCGAGCACCTCGTTGATCGCCGTTTCGAGTCCCCcccccgttggcggcggcgggatcggcacgccgcctgcgctcagcctccatccccccggtgcgcggaagtccggcggcgccgggtagcccgccgcgtggaggagccgttcttggccgcaccgtcgttcgccattgctacctcttCGAGTTCGGGGGAAGATTTGGTGGAatgcgagagagaggagaggtgaatgcggggcagacgcggtagttcggcgataaatagaggtaggcgcgcgtgataccgaggcgatggcattaactcgccgcgtggaagctacgcggccggcgaatgctgaccggcggcaggcttttacagcgcgcggaagacgatgcgatgaggacgacgatcgtggtctctcgccgacaagttggggccaccagacgcgcgggaagtttcctcgctgtttcgcgcgctttcgtttcgtccggagtccccgaccgctccccggggggccggggatggcgtgagatcaccggatgaatttaggcccaaatccggacgaaaacgaggaaccgggggcgccactgggccgaattacgccgtccggatggaaaaaacgtccctCGGGGGCCTAGTCGGcctagtcggggagacgagtggagatgctcttaccctcGCTATGAGGAATTGTTTGTCATGTTGGATCACAAAATATGAAGATATGTTTGCCAGAATCCGAAGCATACACTTGCAGTTTGCCATTATTTTCTAGAACAAAAGCAAAACGCATGGTTTAATTTCAGGAGCAGAATTGCTTTGAATGATCTTGCTCAGCCCAgttataagtttttttttttttttttttttttttgcctttgtgCATCTTACATCAACACGGCAAGGAGTCTTCCGGTCCAAGACCACATATTGAGCTCCATGGTATGAATCCATATGTTCATTGTTACAAGACTGTCCGTATCAGCTTTCCAACGGAAAACTCTATGTGGCCCGTTGTCTTTGTTTTATATACCGTAGAAGCTAGTGGTTAAGGAAATAAAACTGAAGATTTCATTCTAGCCTGTACAGTGTTCCATTCCAAACTAACTAGTATCCGTCGTGGTTACGGTGAATTCGCTTTGAGTTTGCGATGATCCCGTGTCAGAGGTGTTCCTCCCGGCGTTCACTCCAGGCTCATTTGGCTCCGGCAAGGTGGCATTCTCACTGGCCAGCATCATGACAACTGAAGACATCAGCGGCCTGCTCCTAGGCTGAACGTCAACACACATGAGAGCAACCTGTATGCATCGGCGCACCTGACCGTGATCACAGCTGCTGCCCATCGCCTCATCCAGAAGTTCGGAGCTCCTGCCTTCCTTCCACAGCATCCACGCCTGAAAAATGATCAAAGTGATTGTACATCAGTACCACAATTGATGAAACATTGACCAGCAGTTGATAATGCTGGTACTTACACAGCCGCAAAGGTTTAGACCAAGGTCGGCATCGTAAAAGCCTCGAATCTTCTTCCCACTGACTATCTCAAGCACCATGACGCCGAAGCTGTAGATGTCGGATTTTATGGAGAACACGCCTTCCATGGCGTACTCTGGAGACATGTATCCGCTGTTGAAAAGACCACCACCTCACAAGTCAGTATATGACAGCCCAACTACAAATACAGGATGAGGATTTCAGAAGATAATACTCACTATGTCCCGATGACCTTCAGGGTGTACGCCGTGGTCTCATCACCTCCGAACATCCTTGCGATGCCGAAGTCCGATATCTTGGGGACCATGTTCCTGTCCAGTAACACGTTGCTTGCCTTCATATCCCTGTGGATGATCTTGAACCTTGAATCTTCGTGGAGGTAGAGCAGGCCCCGTGCGATCCCTAGGATGATCTCGAAGCGTTTGTTCCATTCTAGCAATTTGCGCTTTTCTGCATCTGCATAAGACATCCAGCCACATAAATTTACTGTGTGAGTGTGTACATTTTATCGATCAAAGTAGTAGCTACGAGTTTTCTACCCTGTAACAAATGAACTGACCAAATATGAAGGTATCCAGGCTGTTGTTGGGCATGAACTCGTACACCAGCAACCTCTCATCGCCGTCGATGCAGCAGCCGAGCAGCCTCACCAGGTTCTTGTGCTGAAGCTTGGCAATCAGTTTCACCTCGTTCTTGAATTCTTCAACTCCCTGTGATGATTTCGTAGATAGCCTCTTCACAGCTACTTCTTGCCCATCCTCAAGCCTTCCCTGTTCATTATCATTTTGCAAGCACAAAATTACATTACATGCAGAGTAATGCAGTAGCAGAAGTTATCCTACTTGCATTAGCAAAAAACAAAGTTATCCTACTTTCACTCTGATTTTATCTTACCAGATAAACAGGGCCAAATCCACCTTCTCCTAGCTTACTCTCCGCTGCGAAGTTGTCCGTGGAGGAAATAATCACCGCTAGATCAAGCAATGGAAGATCGATGTCGTCTTCGCCGCACATCTTgttctcattgagccgttgatCCCGTGCTGGGCTCAAATCAGTGTGCTTCCTGACCCTGAATGGAAGCACATTGTCCCCACTGCCTGGCGCCGTTTGTGGCGCCTGACGCTTACCCTTCCTCCTCACGCTGTTTCTCCAGAAACAGATGCAGCCAACGGCTCCCAGAAGAAGCACACCAGAAATAGTCGCAGCGACGGCGATCACCATTGGGCGTCGGCGTTTGCCTGAAACCAATTAAACTTAGCTTGGTGATTCAGTTTAACACTTCAACAGTTCAACATCACACATTTACTTAGATTCGAACCGCAATTGCAAAGGTAATAACTACTATGCCAGCCCAAATCATGATCTTCACCAACTTGGATTTGGTTCTCTCGCGAAAATCACGAGTTGCCGAGATAAGAACCATGAAAAGCAAGATCCCGAGTAAGAAACAAAAACCGAGGAAACCACAAGAGTAAAGACTAGTAGAGTCGCGTCTTCTGtcattcttttctcctttttcactCAACGATCCATTCTAATTTTCTGAACAAAAATTCTATATCTCTATTCTATCTTGTGTGGACTTAGTACTTCCATGTGCATTTACATATCAGGTGTGAGCTTTTCAACTTCGATTGAAATTAATTGGCTGCATTTGGCAACGATTATGAAGAAGGGAACTGGTTGAAACAGGACAAATCGTGGTACTAGTACCAAAAAATGATGAGGCAGATTAAGTTCAAACCTGATTGGACCTTGATCATGGCATCAACCTCTGACTGCGCGAGCCGGATGTACACATCCTGCACGACCACCGGATACTGCCTCATGTCGAGCAGGTCGACCGCCCAAATGACGCAGCCGCGGCTGACGCCGCCGCTAACGTTCGCGGCGGCGTACGCTCTGCAGCTGCAGTTCGCCAGGCACGCCTGCCTGCACTCGTCCAGCGTCATGTCGGCGTGCACCGTCGCGCCAGTCGTCTCCGGCAGCTTCATGTTGTTCACCGGCCAGAACCCGTCTCCGTCGCCGCAGCTCAGGTTAGTCCGCCTGACGCAGCCAGCAGACCCGTCCCTGAAACTCCACTGCTGCGGCGACCGGGGCTGGAACCCCGGCAGGCATCGACACTCCGGCGTCTGGGCGGTGTCGCAGTGCCCGAAGCCGAAGGCCCCGCACTTGGCGTAGCTGTCGCACGGGTCCGTCGGGTGGTACCAGAAGCTGTTCcacgcgccgtcgccgccccacACGTACCGCTGCAGCAGCCCCGCCGCGCCGTCGACCACGAACCGCGACAGCagcggcgacgaggcggcgatgtAGTAGGCGCAGTAGGTCTCGTCGGGGTTCGACACCACGGTGAACGTGTAGTCCCAGTTCTTGAGGTGGTCCGGCACGCCGGTGAGCCCCACGCCGTTCCAGGGCCCGCTCGCGTAGATCTTGGCCGCGCCACGGAAGAGGAAGAACTCGGGCAGCCCGGCCGGGAGCAGCTTGAACGTGTAGGGCCCCGGCGACGGGTCGCTCGGGCTGCTCCACGACGTGATGTTCCTGTCGATGCCGGTTCTGTGGTCCACACCGATCTTCATGCCGGGGAGCTGCGTGTCCGTCGGGTAGTCGAAGCTCTGCCACGCCGCGCTCTCCGGCGAGCCGCTCCCGTCGTGGCTTACCACGAGGTTGCCGCTGTCGAGAAGCCGAGCGGTGGCGCGGCTTGTTGTGTCCCTGGTGGGCGCGGCCGAGGACCACACGGTGGTGTTCTGGCCGTCGACGATGACGAGGCGGCCGTCGGTGGAGAGCTTGAGGACGCCGGGGGATCTGACGACAGGGTCCTGGCGGTTGGCGACCCACACGACGGTCTGCACTGGGATGCTCGCGTACCAAATGCCGATGTAGGTTCTGCCGTCGGAGCTGCCGGGCGGGGTGAAGAAGCCCAGCCTGAACACGCCACGGGCCGAGACGAGCGTCTGGTTGCCGGTGATGGACGCTGTCAGGTCGATGGTGTCGGTAGCGATCGAGATGGAGACGAAGGCGGTCgcggcaaggaggaggaggacgcgcgcaTACGTCCTCATCCTCTCTCCTCTGATGAACTCTCTGGAACTCAGGACATGGCTTGGTGACTGGAAACCAACTGCAAGAGCAGGCTTGAATGGGAGTACAGTACTAAATTACGAACTCGCAACCTTCAAATCAGTGTGACAGCTTGAAACAGCAATGGAAACAAGTAATGCTACTCCGCCGCAAAAAAGACGAATAGTTTAAGCTATGTTATACTCCATGTTTGTGGAGTAGTAGCAGAAAATGTGGGTAGGTCAATGTCTCGGCGCTCCGGAACTTCCGTTTTCACGCGAGCCAGTCAACCGGACAGGACTGCATGGGGGCATTTTAGTTGAGGCTTAATAATCGTGACTTTGTACAATTTTGGTATCGGATCTAGGCCTAATCGGATCCAAATTCCGGTGCAGATGCAATGCTACTTGCGAGtatcttagagcaattccaatagtatagccaactgttggctataacaagatgtcatatcatttgtagtcatcatatagctaacatgtacaatagttagctataagaatgtagtactttactaatatatggcccacctttcactctcacaagatgcctaggagcacgtgcaagagctggctattgcataagtAGC includes:
- the LOC124688014 gene encoding receptor-like serine/threonine-protein kinase SD1-8, producing MRTYARVLLLLAATAFVSISIATDTIDLTASITGNQTLVSARGVFRLGFFTPPGSSDGRTYIGIWYASIPVQTVVWVANRQDPVVRSPGVLKLSTDGRLVIVDGQNTTVWSSAAPTRDTTSRATARLLDSGNLVVSHDGSGSPESAAWQSFDYPTDTQLPGMKIGVDHRTGIDRNITSWSSPSDPSPGPYTFKLLPAGLPEFFLFRGAAKIYASGPWNGVGLTGVPDHLKNWDYTFTVVSNPDETYCAYYIAASSPLLSRFVVDGAAGLLQRYVWGGDGAWNSFWYHPTDPCDSYAKCGAFGFGHCDTAQTPECRCLPGFQPRSPQQWSFRDGSAGCVRRTNLSCGDGDGFWPVNNMKLPETTGATVHADMTLDECRQACLANCSCRAYAAANVSGGVSRGCVIWAVDLLDMRQYPVVVQDVYIRLAQSEVDAMIKVQSGKRRRPMVIAVAATISGVLLLGAVGCICFWRNSVRRKGKRQAPQTAPGSGDNVLPFRVRKHTDLSPARDQRLNENKMCGEDDIDLPLLDLAVIISSTDNFAAESKLGEGGFGPVYLGRLEDGQEVAVKRLSTKSSQGVEEFKNEVKLIAKLQHKNLVRLLGCCIDGDERLLVYEFMPNNSLDTFIFDAEKRKLLEWNKRFEIILGIARGLLYLHEDSRFKIIHRDMKASNVLLDRNMVPKISDFGIARMFGGDETTAYTLKVIGTYGYMSPEYAMEGVFSIKSDIYSFGVMVLEIVSGKKIRGFYDADLGLNLCGCAWMLWKEGRSSELLDEAMGSSCDHGQVRRCIQVALMCVDVQPRSRPLMSSVVMMLASENATLPEPNEPGVNAGRNTSDTGSSQTQSEFTVTTTDTS